One segment of Purpureocillium takamizusanense chromosome 7, complete sequence DNA contains the following:
- a CDS encoding uncharacterized protein (SECRETED:SignalP(1-22~SECRETED:cutsite=ASA-AE~SECRETED:prob=0.5894)~TransMembrane:1 (n9-20c25/26o379-397i)~EggNog:ENOG503P7YV), translating into MLSSYYYYLALFVPALAVVASAAEPAAPKLSPLLVNFDEKLEGRTGTYEKVEDVVGQLSLESKFAPNAHNESAGGEGGDVRARDATRELTARTVLDVLLNRRQYCNAGYGYCSSFGRCCPQSDRCCSYGYCLPPNTRCCPTGPCEGNKLCCGQSHCSPVGGDCCSDESYCEPGNRCYRVPSLGSRPVCCTDSQCTAVVRGGTTTYATTSTTTRTYTTTQSQYYYWTITYWYYYYYWTYSYRIEASVVTSTRRTTYTTLSVSTTDRAAASSYFSSVSATLSLPTPAAATSLASLTGVTSHASKAPDDGGGGSSTASDAGGATPTDTDTGSSGGDATASSATSSSSAATTAAGGGSGNNGGGGGGGGGSSAASALWSHMDVYTTLVMALGVSVGMVAVLL; encoded by the exons ATGTTGTCGTCTTATTACTACTACCTGGCCCTGTTCGTCCCGGcgttggccgtcgtcgcctcggccgccgagccggcggcgcccaagcTCTCGCCCCTCCTGGTCAACTTTgacgagaagctcgagggcAGGACGGGCACGTACGAAAAGGTCGAGGACGTGGTGGGCCAGCTGTCTCTCGAGTCCAAGTTTGCCCCCAATGCGCACAAcgagtcggcgggcggcgagggcggcgatgtgcgcgcgcgggatGCGACGCGGGAgctgacggcgcggacggtgctcgacgtgctgctgAACCGCCGGCAGTACTGCAACGCGGGCTATGGCTATTGTTCGA GCTTcggacgctgctgcccgcaGTCGGACCGGTGCTGCTCGTACGGCTACTGCCTGCCGCCCAACACGCGATGCTGTCCCACGGGGCCCTGCGAGGGCAACAAGCTCTGCTGCGGGCAGTCGCACTGCtcgcccgtcggcggcgactgctgCAGCGACGAGAGCTACTGCGAGCCGGGCAACCGCTGCTACCGGGTGCCGTCGCTGGGCAGCCGGCCCGTGTGCTGCACCGACTCGCAATGCACGGCCGtggtgcgcggcggcaccaccacctacgcgacgacgagcaccacgACGCGCACCTACACGACGACGCAGTCGCAGTACTACTACTGGACCATCACCTACtggtactactactactactggACCTACAGCTACCGCATCGAGGCCTCGGTCGTCACCTCGACGCGCCGCACCACCTACACGACGCTCAGCGTGAGCACCaccgaccgcgccgccgcctcgtcctaCTTCAGCTCCGTCTCCGCCACCCTGTCGCTGCCGacccccgccgcggccacctcgCTGGCCTCGCTCACCGGCGTCACCTCGCACGCGTCCAaggcgcccgacgacggcggcggcggcagcagcacggcgagcGACGCCGGGGGtgcgacgccgacggacACGGACACGGGCTCTAGCGGCGGAGATGCaacggcgagctcggcgacaagctcttcttctgctgcCACTACtgcggccggtggcggaAGCGGgaacaacggcggcggcggcggcggcggcggtggctcgtctgccgccagcgcgctGTGGTCGCACATGGACGTCTACACGACGCTCGTCATGGCCCTGGGCGTCAGCGTCGGCATGGTCGCGGTGCTGCTGTGA